The proteins below come from a single Streptomyces sp. M92 genomic window:
- a CDS encoding gas vesicle structural protein GvpA: MIAYDDEVVCAPRAGTLYDVLELILDRGMVIDVFVRVSLVGIEILKVDARIVVASVDTYLRFAEACNRLDLEHDVRSKTVPEMFGSPVAKTIGRAGAKRTARSLTDKVRDVLTPEEEAAAEDTRSRAPEREYAERGRSSAERPRRRPAARPRDEDDRPRSRPRRRTETEDE; the protein is encoded by the coding sequence ATGATCGCCTACGACGACGAAGTCGTCTGCGCGCCCCGCGCCGGCACCCTCTACGACGTCCTGGAACTGATCCTCGACCGCGGCATGGTGATCGACGTCTTCGTCCGCGTCTCGCTGGTCGGCATCGAGATCCTCAAGGTGGACGCCCGCATCGTCGTCGCGAGCGTCGACACGTATCTGCGGTTCGCCGAGGCCTGCAACCGGCTGGACCTGGAGCACGACGTGCGCTCCAAGACCGTGCCCGAGATGTTCGGCTCCCCGGTCGCCAAGACGATAGGCCGGGCCGGCGCCAAGCGGACGGCCCGCTCCCTGACCGACAAGGTGCGCGACGTCCTCACGCCCGAGGAGGAGGCGGCGGCGGAGGACACCCGCTCCCGCGCTCCGGAACGGGAGTACGCGGAGCGCGGCCGGAGCAGCGCCGAGCGGCCTCGCCGCCGGCCGGCCGCACGCCCCCGCGACGAGGACGACCGCCCGCGCAGCCGCCCCCGCCGGCGCACGGAGACGGAGGACGAATGA
- a CDS encoding gas vesicle protein GvpO, translated as MTEPGERRRGTTSTTTRERSVRGARGAAERAADALAELIRHRVEGVSAVCRSEDDGWIVNVDVLEVARIPDTTSLLATYEVELDPAGDLLQYRRVARYRRGAQDQ; from the coding sequence ATGACAGAACCTGGCGAGCGGCGGCGCGGCACGACTTCCACGACCACGCGCGAGCGTTCCGTGCGGGGCGCCCGGGGCGCCGCCGAACGCGCCGCGGACGCCCTGGCCGAGCTGATCAGGCACCGCGTCGAGGGGGTCTCGGCGGTGTGCCGTAGCGAGGACGACGGCTGGATCGTCAACGTGGACGTGCTGGAGGTGGCACGCATCCCCGACACCACCAGCCTCCTCGCCACCTACGAGGTCGAGCTGGACCCGGCCGGCGACCTGCTCCAGTACCGCAGGGTCGCCCGCTACCGGCGCGGTGCCCAGGACCAGTGA
- a CDS encoding class I SAM-dependent methyltransferase produces MPAAPARPTEGNVVTDEQQRPQAAAAFDALGADYEKAFAGSKTHRRSLEWLLAHLAPGSRVLDVGSGTGRPTAEILAGAGHDVLGVDVSPVMVELARRQVPAATFQCADIREVRLPDASFDAVCVYFSLLQLDRREQADLVRRLVRALKPGGHLVLATVPLDVEGVDATFMGQPVRVTSFTAQALTAVAEEAGLEVLAQEASMFTPAHPEARPEPHLFLHCRRAPNPAPGA; encoded by the coding sequence ATGCCTGCGGCACCGGCCCGCCCCACCGAAGGGAACGTCGTGACCGACGAGCAGCAACGGCCGCAGGCCGCCGCCGCGTTCGACGCGCTGGGCGCCGACTACGAGAAGGCCTTCGCCGGGTCGAAGACACACCGGCGCTCCCTGGAGTGGCTGCTCGCACACCTCGCGCCGGGCAGCCGGGTGCTGGACGTGGGCAGCGGCACGGGCCGGCCCACCGCCGAGATCCTGGCCGGCGCCGGCCACGACGTCCTGGGCGTCGACGTCTCCCCCGTCATGGTGGAACTGGCGCGGCGTCAGGTGCCGGCCGCCACCTTCCAGTGCGCGGACATCCGGGAGGTACGGCTCCCGGACGCCTCGTTCGACGCGGTCTGCGTGTACTTCTCGCTGCTCCAGCTCGACCGGCGGGAGCAGGCGGACCTCGTCCGGCGACTGGTGCGGGCGCTGAAGCCGGGGGGTCACCTGGTCCTGGCCACGGTGCCGCTGGACGTCGAGGGGGTCGACGCCACCTTCATGGGCCAGCCGGTGCGGGTGACCAGCTTCACCGCACAGGCCCTGACCGCCGTGGCCGAGGAGGCCGGCCTGGAGGTGCTGGCGCAGGAGGCGTCGATGTTCACGCCGGCCCACCCCGAGGCCCGGCCGGAACCCCACCTCTTCCTGCACTGCCGGCGCGCGCCCAACCCCGCGCCGGGCGCCTGA
- a CDS encoding SDR family NAD(P)-dependent oxidoreductase: MAGGRPLALVTGASSGIGYELAGLFAEHGHDLVVNAEDDRLEHAAQRLRATGAEVRAVRADLRTAEGVDRLVAALTGLAVDVAALNAGVGRGGAFVDTDPADDQSVIDLNVTSTVRLAKPLLRDMVERGVGRLMFTSSVAATMPGSFQSVYNASKSFVQSFAQALQEEVAGTGVTVTSFMPGPTETDFFRRAGMTDTKVGTMDKDDPAQVARQAYDAVMKGRGKLVTGSAKTKAQGVADKVLPDRVKAAVHRRMAEPGTAPDDDDR; the protein is encoded by the coding sequence ATGGCGGGCGGCAGGCCGCTCGCCCTGGTCACCGGGGCGTCCAGCGGCATCGGGTACGAACTGGCCGGACTGTTCGCCGAGCACGGTCACGACCTCGTGGTCAACGCCGAGGACGACCGGCTGGAACACGCCGCACAGCGGCTGCGCGCGACCGGCGCCGAGGTGCGGGCCGTGCGTGCGGACCTCCGGACCGCGGAGGGCGTGGACCGGCTGGTCGCCGCGCTGACCGGGCTCGCGGTGGACGTGGCCGCCCTCAACGCCGGGGTGGGGCGGGGCGGCGCGTTCGTCGACACCGACCCCGCCGACGACCAGTCCGTCATCGACCTCAACGTGACGTCGACCGTGCGGCTCGCCAAGCCCTTGCTGCGGGACATGGTGGAACGCGGTGTGGGACGGCTGATGTTCACGTCGTCGGTCGCCGCGACGATGCCGGGTTCGTTCCAGTCGGTGTACAACGCGTCGAAGTCGTTCGTGCAGTCCTTCGCCCAGGCGTTGCAGGAGGAGGTCGCGGGCACCGGCGTCACGGTCACCTCCTTCATGCCCGGACCCACGGAGACCGACTTCTTCCGGCGGGCCGGCATGACGGACACCAAGGTCGGCACCATGGACAAGGACGATCCGGCGCAGGTCGCGCGGCAGGCGTACGACGCCGTCATGAAGGGCCGGGGGAAGCTGGTCACGGGTTCGGCGAAGACGAAGGCGCAGGGCGTGGCGGACAAGGTGCTGCCGGACCGCGTCAAGGCGGCCGTGCACCGGAGGATGGCGGAGCCGGGGACGGCACCGGATGACGACGACCGGTAG
- a CDS encoding TetR/AcrR family transcriptional regulator: MTSPEPAAPPLRRRGERMRRAVLTAAVDLLSTRGLAGATVGAVARAAGVHETSVYRRWGTRENLILDALTTELDSALPVPDTGRVRDDLLAFFSSLARLLDTAQGRALLRLSVEHDDTLQDRRGPYWSERLDRAVVMVRRGVERGELAADTDAGLLVEAVSGPLFVRVLLSGAPLDDALVRGLVDLALEGALPRPE, from the coding sequence ATGACGTCTCCCGAACCCGCCGCCCCTCCCCTGCGCCGCCGGGGGGAGCGGATGCGGCGGGCGGTGCTCACCGCCGCCGTGGACCTGCTGTCCACGCGGGGGCTGGCGGGCGCGACCGTCGGCGCCGTCGCCCGGGCGGCGGGGGTGCACGAGACCTCCGTCTACCGCCGCTGGGGCACACGGGAGAACCTGATCCTGGACGCGCTGACCACGGAACTGGACTCCGCCCTGCCGGTCCCGGACACCGGGCGCGTCCGGGACGACCTGCTGGCCTTCTTCTCCTCGCTGGCCCGGCTGCTGGACACCGCGCAGGGCCGGGCGCTGCTGCGGCTGAGCGTCGAGCACGACGACACCCTCCAGGACCGGCGCGGCCCCTACTGGAGCGAGCGTCTGGACCGCGCGGTGGTGATGGTCAGGCGGGGCGTGGAGCGGGGCGAACTGGCCGCGGACACCGACGCCGGTCTGCTGGTCGAGGCCGTCAGCGGTCCGCTGTTCGTCCGCGTGCTGCTCAGCGGGGCGCCGCTGGACGACGCGCTCGTGCGGGGGTTGGTGGACCTCGCCCTGGAGGGGGCTCTTCCCCGCCCGGAGTGA
- a CDS encoding zinc-binding dehydrogenase produces MAQMLAARLHVPSRTLRLEEVPRPQPGPGEVLVKVEAAGVCLSDAHLIDGTLTPLLLQGDTVTLGHEVSGTVAEVGPGVTAWSPGERVVLYAGEVRDGVTYTRGVDYDGGWAEYALSAETALTPLPDAIPFEQGAIIPDAVSTPWGAITETGAVRPAEAVGVWGVGGLGVHAVQLLRAIGACPVVAVDPSPVARERALAAGADLALDSADPELRQAVRAVTGGAGLAAAFDFAGVPPVREQALSVLAPKGRLVLVGLTDKPLTVTDGTRFSYLQQRILGHYGSDMPVALPQLLRMIQGGRLDFSGSISGVLPLTEAAEAVARLEKKEGDPIRLILRP; encoded by the coding sequence ATGGCGCAGATGCTCGCCGCCCGCCTGCACGTCCCGAGCCGCACCCTGCGGCTGGAAGAGGTGCCCCGCCCGCAACCCGGCCCCGGGGAGGTGCTGGTCAAGGTCGAGGCGGCCGGGGTGTGCCTGTCCGACGCGCACCTCATCGACGGCACGCTCACCCCGCTGCTCCTCCAGGGCGACACGGTCACCCTCGGCCACGAGGTCTCCGGCACCGTCGCCGAGGTCGGCCCGGGCGTCACCGCCTGGTCGCCGGGGGAGCGGGTGGTGCTGTACGCCGGTGAGGTGCGCGACGGCGTCACGTACACCCGCGGCGTCGACTACGACGGCGGCTGGGCCGAGTACGCGCTGTCGGCCGAGACCGCCCTGACCCCGCTGCCCGACGCCATCCCCTTCGAGCAGGGCGCGATCATCCCCGACGCCGTGTCCACGCCCTGGGGCGCGATCACCGAGACCGGCGCCGTCCGTCCCGCCGAGGCGGTCGGCGTGTGGGGTGTCGGCGGCCTCGGCGTGCACGCCGTACAGCTCCTGCGCGCGATCGGCGCCTGCCCGGTCGTCGCCGTCGACCCGAGCCCCGTCGCCCGTGAACGCGCCCTCGCGGCCGGTGCCGACCTCGCCCTGGACTCCGCCGACCCGGAGCTGCGCCAGGCCGTGCGCGCGGTGACCGGCGGGGCCGGGCTCGCCGCCGCCTTCGACTTCGCCGGCGTGCCGCCCGTACGCGAGCAGGCGCTGTCCGTGCTCGCGCCCAAGGGACGGCTCGTCCTGGTGGGGCTGACCGACAAGCCGCTCACCGTCACGGACGGGACCCGCTTCAGCTACCTCCAGCAGCGCATCCTCGGGCACTACGGCTCCGACATGCCGGTCGCGCTGCCGCAGCTCCTGCGGATGATCCAGGGCGGCCGGCTGGACTTCTCCGGGTCCATCAGCGGCGTACTGCCGCTGACCGAGGCCGCCGAGGCCGTCGCACGGCTGGAGAAGAAGGAGGGCGACCCGATCCGGCTGATCCTGCGTCCGTGA
- a CDS encoding DUF1996 domain-containing protein yields MGHNRRRRPTGARRATFGAFALILGGGGLVAVNVFASATEAGDTAVPLGSSGVAATIDCPDLSERLTAVPEPARPEVDTELARLDQQIATAYGQLQEAARTADDGELDEAAVLDPLEKERAATIERIVAAVDKAGDRPEGLETEAECTLRRIEAAPTQAASGSPDQERGQQDGGGEEAGDGGDGRDGGEQQPPGNGGQAGNGPVAADYADIKSIQPNVVEAPRQRDASDGSFSTSCGVNAEGLFNSDNLIAAPGVGNGAHHFHDYVGNQDNDAFSSDEDLAAADTSCADQGDKSSYYWPVLRLQNGTVEQDAQSPGGGIEGNAGEIVTPAAVTLTFEGNEQGEVTEMPRLLRIITGDAKAFVNGDANANASWSCTGFEDRQLKDKYPLCPAGSDVVRTFTFQSCWDGRNIDSANHRTHVAFAAADGSCPDGFRPIPRLVQRVVYDVDAPSLQDGGRTVPLFAVDSFPEQLHKPVTDHSDFINVFDEDLMREMVDCINAGRECGAGAPPDPEQDGGQDGGQGEHPQEQPTEEPGASAPPAERTATAPAPADPGQGEHDDGRPAPPVEENGGEGNGSQDTGGQDTGGQDTGGQDNDAPRTEAPQAGATSPSAEPRAATTSAGTADDRDDAAAAPRGTQGAGGRGDGGDDVAPGSATEPQAAQGGLAETGSGMGLWPAAVGGVLFAGGCVLLFRSRKRAL; encoded by the coding sequence TTGGGACACAACAGGCGCAGACGCCCGACCGGGGCGCGGCGCGCGACCTTCGGAGCATTCGCGCTCATTCTGGGAGGCGGCGGCCTGGTGGCCGTCAACGTGTTCGCCTCCGCGACCGAGGCCGGCGACACCGCTGTTCCCCTGGGCAGTTCCGGAGTGGCGGCCACCATCGACTGCCCCGACCTGAGCGAGCGGCTGACGGCGGTGCCGGAGCCGGCGCGGCCGGAGGTCGACACCGAGCTCGCCCGGCTCGACCAGCAGATCGCCACCGCCTACGGCCAACTCCAGGAAGCGGCCCGCACCGCCGACGACGGCGAGCTCGACGAGGCCGCCGTCCTCGACCCGCTGGAGAAGGAGCGGGCCGCGACGATCGAGCGCATCGTCGCCGCCGTCGACAAGGCCGGTGACCGCCCCGAGGGCCTGGAGACCGAGGCGGAGTGCACCCTGCGCCGCATCGAGGCGGCGCCGACGCAGGCGGCGAGCGGCAGCCCGGACCAGGAGCGCGGGCAGCAGGACGGCGGGGGCGAGGAAGCCGGTGACGGCGGGGACGGGCGGGACGGCGGCGAGCAGCAGCCGCCCGGCAACGGCGGACAGGCGGGCAACGGTCCCGTCGCGGCGGACTACGCCGACATCAAGTCGATCCAGCCGAACGTCGTCGAGGCACCGCGCCAGCGCGACGCCTCCGACGGCTCCTTCTCCACCAGTTGCGGAGTCAACGCCGAAGGCCTGTTCAACTCGGACAACCTGATCGCCGCACCCGGCGTCGGCAACGGCGCCCACCACTTCCACGACTACGTCGGCAACCAGGACAACGACGCCTTCTCCAGCGACGAGGACCTGGCCGCCGCCGACACCAGCTGCGCCGACCAGGGCGACAAGTCCTCGTACTACTGGCCCGTGCTCCGCCTCCAGAACGGCACCGTCGAACAGGACGCCCAGTCGCCCGGCGGCGGCATCGAGGGCAACGCCGGCGAGATCGTCACGCCGGCCGCGGTCACGCTGACCTTCGAGGGCAACGAGCAGGGCGAGGTCACGGAGATGCCGCGGCTGCTGCGCATCATCACCGGCGACGCGAAGGCGTTCGTCAACGGCGACGCGAACGCCAACGCCTCCTGGAGCTGCACCGGCTTCGAGGACCGGCAGCTGAAGGACAAGTACCCGCTCTGCCCCGCGGGCAGCGACGTGGTGCGCACCTTCACCTTCCAGAGCTGCTGGGACGGCCGCAACATCGACAGCGCCAACCACCGCACCCACGTGGCCTTCGCCGCCGCGGACGGGAGCTGCCCGGACGGGTTCCGGCCCATTCCCCGCCTGGTGCAGCGGGTCGTGTACGACGTGGACGCGCCGAGCCTCCAGGACGGGGGGAGGACGGTTCCGCTGTTCGCCGTGGACTCGTTCCCCGAGCAGCTGCACAAGCCGGTGACGGACCACAGCGACTTCATCAACGTCTTCGACGAGGACCTGATGCGGGAGATGGTCGACTGCATCAACGCCGGCCGCGAGTGCGGTGCGGGCGCGCCCCCGGACCCGGAACAGGACGGGGGTCAGGACGGAGGTCAGGGCGAGCACCCGCAGGAGCAGCCCACCGAGGAGCCCGGTGCCTCCGCGCCCCCGGCCGAGCGGACCGCCACGGCTCCGGCGCCCGCGGACCCGGGACAGGGCGAGCACGACGACGGCCGGCCCGCCCCTCCGGTTGAGGAGAACGGCGGTGAGGGCAACGGAAGTCAGGACACCGGAGGCCAGGACACCGGAGGCCAGGACACCGGAGGTCAGGACAATGACGCCCCGCGGACCGAAGCCCCGCAGGCCGGCGCCACCTCCCCGAGCGCCGAGCCCCGGGCGGCCACGACATCCGCCGGCACCGCGGACGACCGCGACGACGCCGCAGCCGCACCCCGGGGGACCCAGGGCGCGGGCGGCAGAGGCGACGGCGGTGACGACGTGGCCCCGGGTTCCGCGACCGAGCCCCAGGCGGCCCAGGGCGGACTCGCCGAGACCGGGTCAGGCATGGGGCTGTGGCCCGCGGCCGTCGGCGGCGTCCTCTTCGCCGGGGGCTGCGTACTGCTGTTCCGCTCGCGCAAGCGCGCGCTGTGA
- a CDS encoding lytic polysaccharide monooxygenase auxiliary activity family 9 protein, translating to MACHDHVIQGRAGRARRAATLALGALTAALLALIPWSGTAVAHGSVVDPASRNYGCWLRWGGDFQNPAMAQEDPMCWQAWQDNPNAMWNWNGLYRNGSGGNFEAVVPDGQLCSGGRTEGGRYNSLDTVGAWKTTAVADDFTVKLYDQASHGADYFKVYVSRQGFDPTTQALGWDDLQLLTTTGRYAPSQNYEIPVSTSGLSGRHVVYTIWQASHMDQTYFLCSDVDFG from the coding sequence ATGGCTTGTCATGATCACGTCATTCAGGGTCGCGCCGGGAGAGCCCGCCGGGCCGCGACCCTCGCCCTCGGCGCCCTGACCGCCGCGCTTCTCGCCCTGATCCCCTGGAGCGGCACCGCCGTCGCCCACGGTTCGGTCGTCGACCCCGCCTCCCGCAACTACGGCTGCTGGCTGCGCTGGGGCGGCGACTTCCAGAACCCCGCCATGGCCCAGGAAGACCCCATGTGCTGGCAGGCCTGGCAGGACAACCCCAACGCCATGTGGAACTGGAACGGCCTGTACCGCAACGGCTCCGGCGGCAACTTCGAGGCAGTCGTCCCCGACGGCCAGCTGTGCAGCGGCGGCCGCACCGAGGGCGGGCGCTACAACTCCCTGGACACCGTCGGCGCCTGGAAGACCACCGCGGTCGCGGACGACTTCACCGTCAAGCTGTACGACCAGGCCAGCCACGGCGCCGACTACTTCAAGGTCTACGTCTCCCGGCAGGGCTTCGACCCCACCACGCAGGCCCTCGGCTGGGACGACCTCCAGCTGCTCACCACCACGGGCCGCTACGCCCCCAGCCAGAACTACGAGATCCCGGTGAGCACCTCGGGCCTGAGCGGCCGGCACGTCGTCTACACGATCTGGCAGGCGTCGCACATGGACCAGACGTACTTCCTGTGCAGCGACGTCGACTTCGGCTGA
- a CDS encoding tetratricopeptide repeat protein, translating into MDPTDYYDLGTHGRPVTTSSPEAQRWFDRGLVWTYAFHHEEAVSCFEAAAAADPDCAMAHWGIAYALGPNYNKPWEAFDAEELTRTVDRTHVAVERAHERATLAATPVERALIGALRARYPQSRAVEDCSVWNAPYAESMRAVHALAPDDLDVATLFADALMNLTPWQLWDLRTGRPAEGARTLEAKDVLDRALATEGGRAHPGVLHLYIHLMEMSATPEAALTVADRLRGLVPDAGHLHHMPSHLEVLCGDYRRVVSDNAAAIAADEKYRARAGAMNFYTLYRAHNHHFRIYGAMFLGQYETALDAAARLEASVPEELLRVESPPMADWLEGFLAMRVHVLIRFGRWADILGLPLPTDPRLYCVTTAMLHYARGIALSATGRVDEAEAERARFREAVARVPGTRTLFNNTCADILAIAAAMLDGELEYRKGDHAAAFAALERSVELDDNLPYDEPWGWMQPTRHAYGALLLEQGRVEEAEAVYRADLGLDDTLPRALRHPGNVWSLHGLHECLERLGKEGEARIVAQQLGLAAALADVPVGASCFCRLGTAPDTDGTGACCGPER; encoded by the coding sequence ATGGACCCGACGGACTACTACGACCTCGGCACCCACGGCCGCCCCGTGACGACCTCGTCGCCCGAGGCCCAGCGCTGGTTCGACCGCGGGCTGGTGTGGACGTACGCCTTCCACCACGAGGAGGCGGTCTCCTGCTTCGAGGCCGCCGCCGCGGCCGACCCGGACTGTGCCATGGCCCACTGGGGCATCGCCTACGCCCTCGGCCCGAACTACAACAAGCCGTGGGAGGCCTTCGACGCGGAGGAGCTGACCCGGACCGTCGACCGCACCCACGTCGCCGTCGAACGCGCCCACGAGAGGGCGACCCTGGCCGCCACCCCGGTCGAACGCGCCCTGATCGGCGCCCTGCGCGCCCGCTACCCGCAGTCCCGGGCCGTCGAGGACTGCTCGGTGTGGAACGCGCCGTACGCCGAGAGCATGCGGGCCGTCCACGCACTCGCCCCGGACGACCTCGACGTGGCCACCCTCTTCGCCGACGCGCTGATGAACCTGACGCCCTGGCAGCTGTGGGACCTGCGCACCGGGCGTCCGGCCGAGGGGGCCCGGACCCTGGAGGCGAAGGACGTCCTCGACCGGGCCCTGGCCACCGAGGGCGGGCGCGCGCACCCCGGCGTGCTGCACCTCTACATCCACCTGATGGAGATGTCCGCCACCCCGGAGGCGGCCCTCACCGTCGCCGACCGGCTGCGCGGACTGGTCCCCGACGCCGGACACCTCCACCACATGCCCTCCCACCTGGAGGTGCTGTGCGGCGACTACCGGCGTGTGGTGTCGGACAACGCCGCGGCGATCGCCGCCGACGAGAAGTACCGCGCCCGGGCCGGCGCGATGAACTTCTACACCCTCTACCGTGCGCACAACCACCACTTCAGGATCTACGGCGCGATGTTCCTCGGCCAGTACGAGACCGCCCTGGACGCCGCAGCGCGGCTGGAGGCGTCCGTCCCCGAGGAACTGCTGCGCGTCGAGAGCCCGCCCATGGCCGACTGGCTGGAGGGCTTCCTCGCCATGCGGGTGCACGTCCTGATCCGCTTCGGCCGCTGGGCGGACATCCTCGGGCTGCCGCTGCCCACGGACCCGCGCCTGTACTGCGTGACGACCGCGATGCTCCACTACGCCCGCGGGATCGCCCTCTCGGCGACCGGCAGGGTCGACGAGGCGGAGGCCGAACGGGCGCGCTTCCGCGAGGCCGTCGCCCGGGTGCCCGGGACGCGCACCCTGTTCAACAACACCTGCGCCGACATCCTCGCCATCGCCGCCGCCATGCTCGACGGCGAACTGGAGTACCGCAAGGGCGACCACGCCGCCGCCTTCGCCGCCCTGGAGCGGTCGGTCGAACTGGACGACAACCTTCCCTACGACGAACCGTGGGGCTGGATGCAACCCACCCGGCACGCCTACGGCGCCCTGCTCCTGGAACAGGGCCGCGTCGAGGAGGCCGAGGCGGTCTACCGGGCGGACCTCGGTCTGGACGACACCCTTCCGCGCGCCCTGCGGCACCCCGGCAACGTCTGGTCCCTGCACGGACTCCACGAGTGCCTGGAGCGGCTGGGCAAGGAGGGGGAGGCGCGGATCGTGGCGCAGCAGCTCGGGCTCGCCGCGGCACTGGCGGACGTCCCGGTCGGCGCCTCCTGCTTCTGCCGCCTCGGCACGGCCCCGGACACCGACGGTACCGGCGCCTGCTGCGGCCCGGAGCGCTGA
- a CDS encoding BlaI/MecI/CopY family transcriptional regulator, protein MSPRTRDCGGRRRTVTDHRRPRRRGQGELEALVLSALREADGPATAGWVQEHLGGDLAYTTVITILTRLLEKGAVDRERVGRSFAWTAASDQAGLAARKMRKVLDSESDRSAVLASFVTGLDADDERLLRTLLGHTPDAGDG, encoded by the coding sequence ATGTCGCCTCGGACAAGGGACTGCGGCGGAAGGAGGCGGACCGTGACGGATCACCGGCGTCCGCGGCGGCGAGGCCAGGGCGAGCTGGAGGCACTGGTGCTGTCGGCGCTGCGCGAGGCGGACGGCCCGGCGACGGCCGGCTGGGTGCAGGAGCACCTGGGCGGCGACCTCGCGTACACCACGGTGATCACGATTCTCACCCGCCTGCTGGAGAAGGGCGCGGTCGACCGTGAGCGCGTCGGCCGGTCCTTCGCCTGGACGGCCGCCTCGGACCAGGCGGGCCTGGCCGCCCGCAAGATGCGCAAGGTCCTGGACTCCGAGAGCGACCGTTCGGCGGTGCTGGCCAGCTTCGTGACCGGACTCGACGCGGACGACGAGCGGCTGCTGCGCACGCTGCTGGGACACACACCCGACGCGGGGGACGGCTGA
- a CDS encoding M56 family metallopeptidase, whose protein sequence is MGVFVFLPLVLPLTAWPIARLAEQHLHPRTATRLLTAVAAVMALCSTVCLALVMVVGTAQLPGNPLPDGWSDPEVRAAVPYDEVVGKAAIPALCAVVAASARALWRHGRVRRRAHRALAGLPGTGVAVLPDDVPYAYALPGGRRDRVVVSTALLDRLEPAERRALFAHERAHLAARHHRFLLAVRLAALANPFLRPLRTAVAYTAERWADEAAARVVGDRRAVATAIGKAALVSRGTPVATLAGLAAPGPVPRRVAALLGPAPAVRTWPSLFTSVGLAAWAAAAGTAVSAMSSANAAVTMFLILRAATPL, encoded by the coding sequence ATGGGGGTCTTCGTCTTCCTGCCGCTGGTCCTGCCGCTGACCGCGTGGCCGATCGCCCGGCTGGCCGAACAGCATCTGCATCCGCGGACCGCCACCAGACTGCTCACCGCGGTGGCCGCGGTGATGGCCCTGTGCAGCACGGTGTGCCTGGCCCTGGTGATGGTGGTCGGTACCGCCCAGCTGCCGGGCAACCCCCTGCCCGACGGCTGGTCCGATCCCGAGGTGCGGGCGGCGGTGCCGTACGACGAGGTCGTGGGCAAGGCGGCGATCCCCGCGCTGTGCGCCGTGGTGGCGGCCTCGGCGCGGGCCCTGTGGCGGCACGGCAGGGTGCGCCGCCGCGCCCACCGGGCCCTGGCCGGGCTGCCCGGCACCGGGGTGGCCGTGCTGCCGGACGACGTGCCCTACGCGTACGCGCTGCCCGGCGGACGCCGGGACCGGGTGGTGGTGAGCACGGCTCTGCTCGACCGCCTCGAACCGGCCGAGCGCCGCGCGCTGTTCGCCCACGAGCGGGCCCACCTGGCCGCCCGCCACCACCGCTTCCTGCTCGCCGTCCGGCTCGCCGCGCTGGCCAACCCCTTCCTGCGGCCCCTGCGGACCGCCGTGGCCTACACGGCGGAGCGGTGGGCCGACGAGGCGGCCGCGCGGGTGGTCGGTGACCGCCGCGCGGTGGCGACGGCGATCGGCAAGGCGGCCCTCGTCTCCCGGGGCACCCCCGTCGCCACCCTCGCCGGGCTCGCGGCGCCCGGCCCGGTGCCGCGCCGGGTGGCGGCGCTGCTGGGGCCGGCTCCCGCGGTCCGCACCTGGCCCTCGCTGTTCACCTCGGTGGGCCTGGCGGCGTGGGCCGCGGCCGCCGGAACCGCCGTGTCGGCGATGTCGTCGGCGAACGCCGCCGTCACGATGTTCTTGATCCTGCGCGCTGCCACGCCTCTCTGA
- a CDS encoding fasciclin domain-containing protein, with protein sequence MNARIRRSAVAVAAAAVLPLALVACSDDGDSGSSGSAQAASSAPAATDDRSAGDDQSAGGDTAGTDEPFGPACSSVPKEGAGSFDGMAEDPVATAASNNPALSTLVTAVKKAGLVDTLNNAENITVFAPTNDAFAKIPEADLDKVLADKEMLTNILTYHVVGQQLAPQDLENGSFETLQKSKLTTSGSDEAYTVNDSAKVVCGNVKTANANVYIIDTVLMPKS encoded by the coding sequence ATGAACGCCCGTATTCGCCGCTCCGCCGTCGCCGTCGCCGCGGCCGCCGTGCTGCCCCTGGCCCTGGTCGCCTGCTCCGACGACGGCGACAGCGGCTCGTCGGGCTCCGCCCAGGCGGCCTCCTCCGCCCCCGCCGCCACCGACGACCGGTCTGCGGGCGACGACCAGTCCGCCGGCGGCGACACGGCCGGTACCGACGAGCCGTTCGGCCCGGCCTGTTCCTCCGTGCCGAAGGAGGGCGCCGGTTCCTTCGACGGCATGGCCGAGGACCCGGTGGCCACCGCCGCCTCCAACAACCCGGCCCTGTCCACCCTGGTGACGGCGGTGAAGAAGGCCGGCCTCGTCGACACGCTCAACAACGCCGAGAACATCACGGTGTTCGCCCCGACCAACGACGCCTTCGCCAAGATCCCGGAGGCCGACCTGGACAAGGTGCTGGCCGACAAGGAGATGCTCACCAACATCCTGACCTACCACGTCGTGGGTCAGCAGCTCGCGCCCCAGGACCTGGAGAACGGCTCCTTCGAGACGCTGCAGAAGTCGAAGCTGACCACCTCCGGCTCCGACGAGGCCTACACGGTCAACGACTCCGCGAAGGTCGTCTGCGGCAACGTGAAGACCGCCAACGCCAACGTGTACATCATCGACACCGTCCTCATGCCCAAGAGCTGA